The following proteins come from a genomic window of Pirellulales bacterium:
- a CDS encoding gamma-glutamyl-gamma-aminobutyrate hydrolase family protein (Members of this family of hydrolases with an active site Cys residue belong to MEROPS family C26.): MKPVLALRHVAHEGLGTIEDVLRREQLVFSVVDLFHESLRTFNPEQLAGLIVMGGPMNVDETDRYPFLADEVKWIRQSVDAGLPVLGVCLGSQLLSKALGSRVYPNRVKEIGWYEIGLTDAARSDQLFGDCRPTETVFQWHGDTFDLPDGAVRLAHSEQCENQAFRFGRVAYGLQFHLEVTPEIIASWLGEPGNCGELDGLDYIDPEAIRRQTPDRIGPLKSLGDGILGRFAALCRGVSG; encoded by the coding sequence ATGAAGCCCGTTCTTGCACTGCGACACGTTGCCCACGAAGGTCTTGGCACGATCGAGGACGTTTTGCGCCGCGAGCAATTGGTTTTCAGCGTGGTCGATCTGTTCCACGAATCGTTGCGAACGTTTAATCCAGAGCAGCTCGCCGGATTGATCGTGATGGGGGGGCCGATGAATGTCGATGAGACCGATCGCTATCCGTTTCTCGCCGACGAGGTGAAATGGATTCGTCAATCGGTCGACGCTGGGCTGCCCGTGCTCGGCGTTTGCCTCGGTTCGCAATTGCTGTCCAAAGCCCTGGGATCGCGCGTCTATCCCAACCGAGTCAAGGAGATCGGCTGGTACGAGATCGGACTGACCGATGCCGCCCGCAGCGACCAACTCTTCGGCGACTGCCGGCCGACTGAAACCGTCTTCCAATGGCACGGCGACACGTTCGATTTGCCCGACGGGGCCGTGCGCCTGGCTCACAGCGAACAATGCGAAAACCAAGCGTTTCGTTTTGGCCGGGTGGCGTATGGATTGCAATTCCACCTCGAGGTCACGCCGGAGATCATTGCAAGTTGGCTTGGCGAGCCGGGAAATTGCGGCGAATTGGACGGATTGGATTATATCGATCCGGAGGCGATCCGCCGGCAAACGCCCGACCGAATCGGCCCGCTCAAATCGCTCGGCGACGGCATCCTCGGCCGGTTCGCCGCGTTGTGCCGTGGAGTTTCAGGGTAA
- a CDS encoding Nif3-like dinuclear metal center hexameric protein, whose translation MLTVASIAEFLEHFAPPRLAEEWDNVGLLVGNAARPVERMMTCLTLTPDSVGEAVAERVDLVVTHHPLPFRPLRRVTSDSPEGRLLLDLIEARIAVYSPHTAFDSTGRGINQRLAEGLGLDAIEPLVPGVDDPAIGTGRCGKLAKSLKLTELAKRTGRFVSIETVQVVGDPDRAIQKVAVGCGSAGELFAVARDLHCDCFVTGEARFHSCLEAEAIGIALILAGHFASERFALEGLAELLAVQFPSATVWASRRERNPLRSIETNCPS comes from the coding sequence ATGCTCACAGTTGCCTCGATCGCCGAATTCCTCGAACATTTCGCGCCGCCGCGGTTGGCGGAGGAATGGGACAACGTCGGATTGCTGGTCGGCAATGCCGCGCGGCCGGTTGAGCGGATGATGACCTGCCTCACACTCACCCCCGACAGCGTCGGCGAGGCGGTCGCCGAGCGGGTCGATCTGGTCGTCACGCATCATCCGCTGCCGTTCCGGCCGCTGCGACGCGTGACGTCAGATTCGCCGGAAGGCCGGCTGCTGCTCGATCTCATCGAGGCGCGGATCGCGGTCTACAGTCCGCATACGGCCTTCGATTCGACCGGACGCGGCATTAACCAACGGCTAGCCGAAGGTCTTGGATTAGACGCGATCGAGCCACTCGTACCGGGCGTCGACGATCCGGCGATTGGCACGGGACGCTGCGGCAAGCTTGCCAAATCGCTAAAGCTCACCGAACTGGCGAAGCGAACCGGCCGCTTCGTATCGATTGAAACGGTGCAGGTTGTCGGCGATCCGGACCGCGCGATCCAAAAAGTCGCCGTCGGTTGCGGCAGCGCCGGAGAATTGTTTGCCGTTGCACGAGATTTGCATTGCGATTGCTTTGTCACCGGCGAAGCGCGGTTCCATAGTTGCCTCGAAGCGGAGGCGATTGGAATTGCCCTGATCCTAGCCGGCCATTTCGCCAGCGAGCGATTCGCTCTCGAAGGATTGGCCGAACTGCTGGCAGTGCAATTCCCGTCGGCGACGGTATGGGCCAGCCGTCGTGAGCGCAATCCGCTCCGCTCGATCGAAACGAACTGTCCATCGTGA
- a CDS encoding purine-nucleoside phosphorylase, with protein MQCKAIEPSEAKILEAVAWIRRRWNGMPRAGLILGTGLGHFADEVQAETILPYESIPHFERATALGHRGRLVCGHVANLPVVVMDGRLHAYEGYSFAEITFPTRVIHALGIELLIVTNSAGGLNPQYSPGDILLIADHINLMFGTFESACATGQQRRPVASQPARHWPTSLASATQAAAGLSSNDALPITAMRPSPYDPSLLARAAAIARRANFVAHQGVYIAVTGPNYETRAEYRFLRRIGGDAVGMSTVPEVTVAAQLGLRILALSTITNLGLPDAPHKTHAADVIAAAAKSEPKVRWILLEILASESSREYCNRPTSDELDRARSA; from the coding sequence ATGCAGTGCAAAGCCATCGAACCATCGGAAGCGAAGATTCTTGAAGCAGTGGCGTGGATTCGCCGGCGGTGGAATGGCATGCCGCGCGCCGGACTGATTCTGGGCACTGGATTAGGGCACTTCGCCGACGAAGTTCAAGCCGAAACGATTCTGCCGTATGAATCGATTCCACACTTTGAACGGGCGACGGCGCTGGGGCATCGAGGGCGGCTCGTATGCGGCCACGTCGCGAATTTGCCGGTCGTCGTGATGGACGGCCGGCTGCATGCCTACGAAGGCTACTCATTCGCCGAAATCACGTTTCCGACGCGCGTGATTCACGCGCTCGGGATCGAATTGCTGATCGTCACCAACTCCGCCGGCGGGTTAAATCCGCAATACTCGCCCGGCGACATCCTCTTGATCGCCGACCACATCAACTTAATGTTCGGCACTTTCGAATCGGCGTGTGCCACTGGCCAGCAACGTCGGCCAGTGGCATCCCAACCCGCGCGACACTGGCCGACTTCGCTGGCCAGTGCTACCCAAGCTGCTGCTGGCTTGTCCAGCAATGACGCGCTGCCGATCACCGCGATGCGCCCAAGTCCCTACGATCCGTCCCTGCTCGCGCGCGCCGCCGCAATCGCCCGCCGCGCGAACTTCGTGGCCCATCAAGGAGTTTACATTGCCGTGACCGGGCCGAACTACGAGACACGGGCCGAATATCGTTTCCTGCGGCGCATCGGCGGCGACGCAGTCGGCATGTCCACCGTACCCGAGGTGACGGTCGCCGCGCAATTGGGCCTGCGCATCTTGGCCCTCTCGACGATCACCAACCTCGGCCTGCCCGACGCCCCGCACAAAACCCACGCCGCCGATGTCATCGCGGCGGCGGCCAAGTCCGAACCAAAAGTGCGGTGGATATTATTGGAGATACTGGCGAGCGAATCGAGCCGCGAGTATTGCAATCGGCCGACAAGTGACGAACTCGATAGGGCTCGAAGCGCGTAG
- a CDS encoding formyltransferase family protein: protein MQVTISAVGPDNRGLADPIIHHVTGLGANIAEIQMYDHDEECLFAMLLRIELDGAHFADLKSALEEIGATKKLSIRVWSPDVRAARPRLAICTTLRPEPPLALLRAIRDRTIAAEAAVMLGNRNHCRALAEQFGIDWHSIGDENGAADENRLIELCDQYEVDYIVLARYMRILSPSVCWKYAGGRIVNLHHGLLPSFPGMRPYHEAYAVRMLTYGATCHFIVPELDAGNQIVYQSTFTVPPGMRLDEIMRSGQEDNEPHCLVEGVRRVVSGEVRLHFHRVVAARASGS, encoded by the coding sequence ATGCAAGTTACGATCTCCGCTGTCGGGCCGGATAACCGCGGGTTGGCCGATCCGATTATTCATCACGTCACAGGGCTGGGCGCCAATATCGCCGAGATCCAGATGTATGACCATGACGAGGAATGCCTCTTCGCCATGCTCCTGCGCATCGAATTGGACGGGGCTCACTTCGCCGATCTGAAATCTGCGCTTGAAGAGATCGGCGCGACCAAGAAACTCTCGATCCGAGTGTGGTCGCCGGACGTGCGAGCGGCCCGGCCCCGACTCGCCATTTGCACGACGCTTCGCCCCGAGCCGCCGCTGGCCCTGCTGCGGGCGATCCGCGATCGGACGATCGCCGCCGAGGCGGCCGTCATGCTCGGCAACCGCAATCACTGCCGCGCGCTGGCCGAGCAGTTCGGCATCGACTGGCACTCGATCGGCGACGAGAACGGCGCGGCCGACGAAAATCGATTGATAGAATTGTGCGATCAATACGAGGTGGACTACATCGTTCTCGCCCGCTACATGAGGATTCTTTCACCGTCGGTCTGTTGGAAATACGCCGGCGGCCGGATCGTCAATCTGCATCACGGCCTGCTGCCCAGCTTTCCCGGCATGCGGCCCTATCACGAGGCCTATGCCGTCCGCATGCTGACCTACGGCGCGACCTGCCACTTCATCGTCCCGGAACTCGACGCCGGCAATCAGATCGTCTATCAATCGACGTTCACCGTCCCGCCGGGCATGAGGCTCGACGAAATCATGCGCAGCGGCCAGGAAGACAACGAGCCGCACTGCCTCGTGGAAGGCGTCCGCCGAGTGGTCTCCGGCGAAGTGCGCCTGCACTTCCATCGCGTCGTGGCGGCACGAGCGTCAGGGAGTTAG
- a CDS encoding prepilin peptidase produces the protein MMDPIIDWIVRLDWILVAWLFALGGVVGSFLNVVAYRLPAGRSIAHPGSCCPACGHPIRWYHNLPIVSWLILGGRCYDCRAKISPRYPLVELATAILFVAVFAANVRPRIALPANPERSAAMPTGFDIVIRYAGDLWLLCTLFCAALIELDGARAPRRVFWAATLVGLIAAGVFPAARQEGPAWRGLAIAAAGSIAGWATGHILAVVANAMALRRDYRSADNDGGPVASLSLACTGAILGWAAAIAVGMFAGIALIAARRLKKPQRSVARLGWSTFVLIGGLAWILAARFFPPSIPLAPGN, from the coding sequence ATGATGGACCCGATAATCGACTGGATCGTCCGCCTCGATTGGATTCTCGTCGCCTGGCTGTTTGCGCTTGGCGGCGTTGTTGGGAGCTTCTTGAATGTCGTCGCTTATCGACTGCCGGCGGGACGAAGCATCGCGCATCCGGGATCGTGCTGCCCCGCTTGCGGACATCCGATTCGCTGGTATCACAATCTGCCGATCGTGAGCTGGCTGATCCTCGGGGGCCGATGCTACGATTGCCGCGCGAAGATCTCCCCGCGTTATCCACTGGTGGAGCTGGCAACGGCGATTTTGTTCGTGGCGGTGTTTGCCGCGAACGTTCGGCCGCGGATTGCTCTGCCAGCGAATCCCGAGCGATCCGCGGCAATGCCCACCGGATTCGACATCGTGATTCGCTATGCCGGCGATCTGTGGCTGCTCTGCACGCTGTTCTGTGCTGCGCTCATCGAACTCGACGGCGCACGGGCGCCTCGAAGAGTCTTTTGGGCTGCGACCCTTGTGGGCCTGATTGCGGCGGGGGTTTTCCCAGCGGCACGGCAGGAAGGCCCGGCTTGGCGAGGTTTGGCGATTGCCGCCGCCGGGTCGATCGCCGGATGGGCAACCGGGCATATCCTGGCCGTAGTGGCCAATGCAATGGCCTTGCGAAGGGATTACCGAAGCGCCGACAACGACGGCGGCCCGGTTGCCTCACTATCTCTAGCCTGCACCGGCGCGATTCTCGGCTGGGCCGCGGCGATCGCCGTGGGAATGTTCGCAGGCATCGCGCTGATCGCCGCTCGAAGGCTCAAAAAACCCCAGCGCTCGGTCGCGCGCCTCGGCTGGAGCACGTTTGTGCTGATTGGCGGACTGGCTTGGATCCTAGCCGCGCGCTTTTTCCCCCCGTCTATTCCCCTGGCCCCTGGCAACTAA
- a CDS encoding UbiD family decarboxylase, whose protein sequence is MHRNLRECIDDLAGAKQLVRIDAEIDPCLEAAEIQRRVYRAGGPAIYFARVKGCRFPMVSNLFGTIERMHYLFRDTLDDVRRLIELKLDPARGLRHPLRYFTAPWAATKMLPRFASQGPVLAHESTIDQLPQQKSWPDDGGAFITLPLVYTEDAEQPGFKRSNLGMYRVQLSGGQYRGGAEVGLHYQIHRGIGVHHAAAIRRGEPLRVNVFVGGAPALTVAAVMPLPEGVSELSFAGVLSGGRVPMVRQPNGLPIYAEADFCIVGTVDPDRQLPEGPFGDHLGYYCLAHDFPVLRVERVYHRPNPIWPFTVVGRPPQEDTVFGKFIHELTGPIVPSLVPGLRAVHAVDAAGVHPLLLAIGSERYVPYGERARPQELLTQANAILGQGQMSLAKYLWIANGDDDPSLGVHQIDRFLQHMLARVDWRRDLHFQTCTTIDTLDYSGGALNEGSKLVIAVVGKPVRELPAEIPSDLRLPSGIGSGSGDERGFRNPRLCLPGVLAIEGPRFSEAGVTDSAIERFCSAYTCEDAISRFPLVVIVDDSDFAAASLGNFLWVTFTRSDPAADVHGIGEFIDRKHWGCRGSLVIDARMKPHHAPPLVEDPAISRRVDALAAPGGPFHGII, encoded by the coding sequence TTGCATCGCAACCTCCGAGAATGTATCGACGATCTGGCCGGCGCCAAGCAATTGGTGCGGATCGATGCGGAAATCGACCCGTGCCTCGAGGCAGCCGAGATCCAGCGGCGCGTGTATCGCGCCGGTGGACCGGCGATTTATTTCGCTCGCGTCAAGGGCTGCCGGTTCCCGATGGTCTCGAATCTGTTCGGCACGATCGAGCGGATGCACTACCTGTTCCGCGACACGCTCGACGACGTGCGGCGGTTGATTGAACTCAAGCTCGATCCGGCGCGCGGACTGCGGCATCCGTTGCGGTACTTCACGGCCCCCTGGGCCGCGACGAAGATGCTCCCGCGATTTGCGTCGCAGGGGCCGGTTCTTGCTCATGAATCGACCATCGACCAGTTGCCGCAGCAAAAGTCCTGGCCTGACGATGGCGGAGCATTCATCACGCTGCCGCTGGTTTACACCGAAGATGCCGAGCAACCCGGCTTCAAACGCTCGAATCTCGGCATGTATCGGGTGCAACTTTCCGGCGGGCAATACCGCGGAGGCGCCGAAGTCGGGCTGCACTATCAGATTCATCGCGGCATCGGTGTGCACCATGCCGCGGCAATTCGGCGCGGCGAGCCGCTGCGCGTGAACGTGTTCGTCGGCGGTGCGCCGGCCCTAACGGTCGCCGCCGTGATGCCGCTGCCCGAGGGAGTCTCCGAGCTGTCGTTTGCGGGCGTGCTCAGTGGGGGGCGCGTTCCGATGGTCCGCCAGCCAAACGGACTGCCGATCTACGCAGAGGCCGATTTTTGCATCGTCGGCACGGTCGATCCCGACCGGCAATTGCCAGAGGGACCGTTCGGCGACCATCTCGGCTACTACTGCCTTGCACACGATTTTCCGGTGCTCCGGGTCGAACGGGTCTATCATCGGCCGAATCCGATTTGGCCGTTTACGGTGGTTGGTCGTCCGCCCCAAGAGGACACGGTCTTTGGCAAGTTCATTCACGAACTCACCGGCCCGATCGTGCCGAGCCTGGTTCCAGGCCTGCGCGCCGTGCACGCGGTGGACGCGGCGGGCGTTCATCCCCTGCTCTTGGCGATTGGCAGCGAGCGGTATGTGCCCTATGGCGAGCGCGCTCGGCCGCAGGAACTGCTGACGCAAGCCAATGCCATCCTCGGCCAAGGGCAGATGTCGCTGGCTAAGTATCTTTGGATCGCCAACGGCGACGACGATCCGAGCTTGGGCGTTCATCAAATCGATCGGTTCCTGCAACACATGCTGGCCCGCGTCGATTGGCGGCGCGACCTGCACTTTCAGACCTGTACGACGATCGACACGCTCGACTATTCGGGCGGCGCGCTGAACGAGGGTTCGAAGCTGGTTATCGCAGTTGTGGGGAAGCCCGTTCGCGAGCTGCCGGCGGAAATCCCCAGCGATCTGCGGCTACCGAGCGGGATCGGCTCGGGAAGCGGCGACGAGCGCGGCTTCCGCAATCCGCGGCTCTGTTTGCCCGGCGTGTTGGCGATTGAAGGCCCCCGTTTTTCCGAAGCCGGCGTGACAGATTCCGCAATCGAGCGGTTCTGCTCGGCGTATACTTGCGAGGACGCGATCAGTCGATTTCCGTTGGTCGTAATCGTGGACGACAGCGACTTCGCCGCCGCGTCGCTCGGCAATTTCCTGTGGGTGACCTTCACGCGGAGCGATCCGGCGGCCGATGTTCACGGCATCGGCGAGTTCATCGATCGCAAGCACTGGGGCTGCCGCGGTTCGCTCGTGATCGATGCCCGGATGAAACCGCACCACGCCCCGCCGCTCGTGGAGGACCCGGCCATCAGCCGCCGCGTGGATGCGTTGGCCGCGCCGGGCGGACCTTTTCACGGCATCATCTAG
- a CDS encoding PEP-CTERM sorting domain-containing protein (PEP-CTERM proteins occur, often in large numbers, in the proteomes of bacteria that also encode an exosortase, a predicted intramembrane cysteine proteinase. The presence of a PEP-CTERM domain at a protein's C-terminus predicts cleavage within the sorting domain, followed by covalent anchoring to some some component of the (usually Gram-negative) cell surface. Many PEP-CTERM proteins exhibit an unusual sequence composition that includes large numbers of potential glycosylation sites. Expression of one such protein has been shown restore the ability of a bacterium to form floc, a type of biofilm.) translates to MKRLPTYLAPMAWAKPLALVLFGAAVCVLAQSPAMAAAPLLAGGSVVKPAVSPGFGSPYTVEPAGQPVPANFSKLVVTTQFPYLFTATQNGAFSGSVTSSIWQDPTTSNLAFSYSFNNLQTSLYGGPAGTDIVRVTLDDSTHPWFGFNITDSGVGTPTIGHSTPQGSISWNDGDPFALDRDATFQNPDVQFRVLGLGTALLSATSDASANIWFATSAKNASITNVGFLDGGNTGSAKAYAPGPGNVLIIPSPEPASWVLMAIGGIGLFMIRRRRRGN, encoded by the coding sequence GTGAAACGTCTACCAACCTATCTCGCGCCGATGGCGTGGGCCAAACCTTTGGCGCTCGTGCTGTTCGGTGCGGCGGTGTGCGTATTGGCGCAATCGCCTGCGATGGCCGCAGCGCCCCTTTTGGCGGGCGGGAGTGTTGTCAAACCGGCAGTTTCTCCGGGCTTTGGTTCGCCTTACACGGTGGAGCCGGCCGGTCAGCCCGTGCCTGCAAATTTCTCGAAGCTGGTTGTCACCACTCAGTTTCCTTATCTGTTCACCGCCACGCAAAACGGCGCTTTCAGTGGATCGGTAACGAGCAGCATCTGGCAGGATCCGACCACATCGAATCTGGCGTTCAGCTACAGTTTCAATAATTTGCAGACGTCTCTTTATGGCGGTCCCGCCGGTACCGATATCGTGCGAGTTACGCTCGACGATTCGACGCATCCGTGGTTTGGATTCAACATAACAGACTCCGGCGTCGGCACGCCCACTATCGGTCACTCCACCCCGCAGGGATCGATCTCATGGAATGATGGCGATCCGTTTGCTCTCGACCGCGACGCCACGTTCCAGAATCCGGACGTGCAATTTCGCGTTTTGGGTTTAGGCACGGCACTGCTCTCGGCGACGAGCGATGCTTCGGCCAACATTTGGTTCGCGACCAGCGCGAAAAACGCGTCGATCACCAACGTCGGATTTCTTGACGGTGGCAATACGGGCAGCGCCAAAGCGTATGCGCCGGGTCCGGGCAATGTCCTCATCATCCCGAGTCCCGAGCCGGCATCTTGGGTTTTGATGGCCATTGGCGGCATCGGGCTCTTTATGATTCGCCGACGCCGCCGTGGCAATTGA
- a CDS encoding GNAT family N-acetyltransferase gives MSAEDRRRVAADKRRPVRSESQRTQPVRKPSRQNAPHEHRHGSRDKASPLVALDGVSRLAAPSATNGTRRGDPAAPPPVWQVVEARAGDHPSIYQWLLAVFHAPTREEFHAEQDDPTYEPVNRLLVKRGSRIVSHAQLIDRTMLFGSLRLPIDQVAWLGTLPEFRRQGAATALLEAVDAKMRRDGAVLGLLRTRVPHFFHRAGWAVCGRHCFSQAKARDILARYWAEPALRRDPLNLRLWRHFELPALMRIYAQNTSEAFGPLARGETYWRWLISRGAFDHIIIALAGPDRLDLNEAGAPIVGYAVVRQERVVELLTNPAYPTAGVQLLARACSDAIERRGNEIVLEAPPCDPLHRFMTSAGGEFRHHESDDQEVFMIKLLDPAGFLNGLSGLLDARSRAAGVPRNCELGLLAGADKFLFTMSRNGLKIVRGRLGRSHVACSGSEFTRLLLGHDSPEESAAQGRLTASTQLALELAGILFPRLPTWRPLLDDLTI, from the coding sequence TTGTCGGCAGAAGATCGCCGTCGCGTCGCCGCCGACAAGCGGCGACCCGTGCGATCGGAAAGTCAGCGAACCCAGCCGGTTCGCAAGCCTTCTCGCCAGAACGCTCCTCACGAGCATCGTCATGGTTCGCGCGATAAGGCATCGCCCCTCGTCGCTCTCGATGGAGTCAGCCGGTTGGCGGCGCCTTCCGCGACCAACGGAACGCGACGCGGCGATCCAGCGGCGCCTCCGCCCGTCTGGCAGGTCGTCGAGGCCCGAGCCGGCGATCATCCCAGCATTTACCAGTGGCTATTGGCCGTCTTTCATGCTCCCACGCGCGAGGAGTTTCACGCCGAGCAGGACGATCCGACGTATGAGCCGGTCAATCGCTTGCTCGTGAAGCGAGGCTCGCGGATCGTCTCCCATGCGCAGCTCATTGACCGAACGATGCTCTTCGGTTCGTTGCGGTTGCCGATCGACCAGGTGGCGTGGCTGGGCACGCTGCCGGAGTTTCGCCGGCAAGGGGCGGCCACCGCCTTGCTGGAAGCCGTGGATGCTAAGATGCGCCGCGACGGCGCAGTGCTTGGTTTGCTGCGCACGCGGGTGCCGCACTTTTTTCATCGGGCGGGCTGGGCGGTCTGCGGGCGACATTGTTTCTCCCAAGCCAAGGCCCGAGATATCTTGGCCCGCTATTGGGCGGAGCCGGCCCTGCGCCGCGATCCGCTCAATCTGCGCCTTTGGCGTCACTTCGAGTTGCCGGCCTTGATGCGAATCTACGCACAGAACACGAGCGAGGCATTTGGTCCGCTGGCGCGCGGCGAGACCTATTGGCGATGGTTGATCTCTCGAGGGGCGTTCGATCATATCATCATCGCGCTGGCTGGACCCGACCGGCTGGATTTGAACGAAGCGGGGGCGCCGATCGTCGGTTATGCGGTCGTTCGACAGGAGCGGGTCGTTGAACTGCTCACGAACCCGGCCTATCCGACGGCCGGCGTTCAGCTTCTTGCCAGGGCCTGCTCCGATGCGATCGAACGTCGCGGCAACGAGATCGTGCTCGAAGCGCCACCATGCGATCCGCTCCATCGATTCATGACCTCCGCCGGCGGCGAGTTTCGTCATCATGAATCCGACGATCAAGAAGTATTCATGATCAAACTTCTCGATCCGGCAGGTTTTCTCAACGGCTTGTCCGGGCTTTTGGACGCGCGCTCCCGAGCGGCTGGCGTTCCGCGGAATTGCGAGTTGGGCCTGCTGGCCGGCGCGGATAAGTTCTTGTTTACGATGAGTCGAAACGGGCTGAAAATCGTGCGCGGTCGGCTGGGGAGGAGCCACGTGGCTTGCTCGGGCTCCGAATTCACGCGTTTGCTGCTGGGGCATGACTCTCCGGAGGAGTCCGCCGCGCAAGGGCGATTGACCGCCTCGACCCAATTGGCGCTCGAATTGGCTGGGATTCTGTTCCCGCGTCTCCCAACGTGGCGACCGCTTTTGGACGATCTGACCATATAA
- a CDS encoding glycosyltransferase family 2 protein, with protein sequence MSSHFLTALPVFNEVGHVAAVLDEVLRYSRDVLVVDDGSTDGTSELLAARHDVRRVTHEVNRGYGAALRSAFDYTLAHGYEVLVTIDCDGQHTPQRIPLFVAAARDADIVSGSRYLERFDGDSLAPADRRRINLQVTAELNRRLGLNLTDAFCGFKAYRSSALEALDIKEPGYAMPLELWVQAAHARLKIVELPVPLIYLEEERSFGGSLDDARKRLQYYHEIIDRSLTAIASARNESDQPHDCCASGVCDEDQS encoded by the coding sequence ATGTCGTCGCATTTTCTAACTGCACTGCCCGTTTTTAACGAAGTCGGCCACGTGGCGGCCGTGCTCGACGAGGTGTTGCGCTATAGCCGGGACGTGCTGGTGGTGGACGACGGCTCGACCGACGGCACGTCGGAATTGCTCGCCGCGCGGCACGACGTGCGCCGAGTGACGCATGAGGTGAATCGCGGGTACGGCGCTGCACTGCGCTCCGCCTTCGACTATACGCTGGCTCATGGCTACGAAGTCTTAGTAACCATCGATTGCGATGGCCAGCATACGCCGCAGCGCATTCCGCTATTTGTCGCCGCCGCACGGGACGCCGATATCGTTTCCGGGAGCCGTTATCTCGAGCGGTTCGACGGCGACAGCCTGGCCCCCGCCGATCGACGCCGAATCAATCTGCAAGTCACGGCCGAGCTGAACCGCCGGCTCGGCCTGAACTTGACCGACGCGTTCTGCGGTTTCAAGGCCTATCGCTCGTCGGCGCTCGAGGCGCTCGACATCAAGGAGCCCGGCTACGCCATGCCTCTGGAGCTTTGGGTCCAAGCCGCTCACGCCAGACTCAAGATCGTCGAGTTGCCGGTGCCGCTGATCTATTTGGAGGAAGAGCGATCGTTCGGCGGCTCGCTGGACGACGCACGCAAGCGACTGCAATACTATCACGAAATCATCGATCGGAGCCTGACGGCGATCGCATCGGCCCGAAACGAGTCCGATCAGCCGCACGATTGCTGCGCTTCGGGCGTGTGCGATGAAGATCAGTCGTAG
- a CDS encoding AAA family ATPase: MRSIAILNQKGGVGKTTTAVNLSAALAASGQRVCLIDLDPQAHASLHLGVTTGNSERSVYDVLTGDAALAEARRQVSENLWVIGSHIDLAAAEVELVGVVGREVVLRDKLLEDAQSPDAPSFDFLLIDCPPSLGILTLNALAAVDEVFLPLQPHFLALHGLSKLLQTIELVSKRLNDRLRLTGIVFCLYESGTRLAAEVGRDVEEFFKGQREARGPWSEARMFSTRIRRNIRLAEAPSFGQSIFQYAADSHGAEDYRQLAEEVLDVARGEGRETREAQADAR, translated from the coding sequence ATGCGATCGATCGCGATTTTGAATCAGAAAGGGGGCGTCGGCAAGACGACCACCGCCGTCAATCTCAGCGCCGCGCTCGCGGCCTCAGGGCAGCGGGTCTGCTTGATCGATCTCGACCCGCAAGCCCACGCGTCGCTGCACCTCGGCGTGACCACCGGAAATTCGGAGCGATCAGTGTATGATGTGCTCACCGGCGACGCGGCATTGGCCGAGGCCCGGCGGCAGGTGAGCGAGAATCTTTGGGTTATCGGTTCGCACATCGATCTGGCCGCCGCGGAAGTGGAATTGGTGGGAGTGGTCGGGCGCGAGGTCGTGCTGCGCGATAAGTTGCTCGAAGACGCTCAGTCGCCTGACGCGCCGTCTTTCGACTTCTTGCTAATCGATTGTCCGCCGTCGCTCGGCATTTTGACGCTCAACGCCCTGGCGGCAGTCGATGAGGTCTTCCTGCCGCTGCAACCCCATTTTCTGGCCTTGCACGGGCTAAGCAAGCTGCTGCAAACGATCGAACTGGTGTCGAAGCGACTGAACGATCGGCTGCGCTTGACCGGCATCGTCTTTTGTCTTTACGAGTCCGGTACGCGGCTGGCGGCGGAAGTGGGGCGCGACGTCGAGGAGTTTTTCAAGGGACAACGGGAGGCGCGCGGCCCTTGGTCCGAAGCTCGGATGTTCAGCACCCGCATCCGCCGCAATATCCGCCTGGCCGAGGCCCCGAGTTTTGGCCAATCGATCTTCCAATACGCGGCCGATTCCCATGGCGCGGAAGACTATCGGCAGTTGGCGGAAGAAGTGCTGGACGTGGCGAGGGGCGAGGGGCGAGAGACGAGGGAAGCGCAAGCGGACGCCCGCTAA